A stretch of the Schistocerca serialis cubense isolate TAMUIC-IGC-003099 chromosome 2, iqSchSeri2.2, whole genome shotgun sequence genome encodes the following:
- the LOC126457698 gene encoding uncharacterized protein LOC126457698: MKATLFFVAALVAVAKVHGQPEESTTVTISNGKLTTANIPAVRTLLTRSSPTEDDDTICVEADNKFYLYANSLKLYSCYNQLPKVYVVKPKSQCKPYLSDCPRN; encoded by the exons ATGAAGGCTACTCTGTTTTTTGTTGCTG CACTGGTAGCAGTGGCGAAGGTCCACGGGCAACCGGAAGAGTCGACCACCGTCACCATCTCGAATGGGAAACTAACCACCGCTAACATCCCGGCCGTGAGAACATTACTGACGAGGTCGTCGCCAACGGAAGATGACGATACCATTTGCGTCGAGGCAGACAACAAGTTCTACCTGTATGCTAATTCGTTGAAGCTGTATTCTTGCTACAACCAGCTACCGAAAG TTTACGTGGTGAAACCGAAGAGTCAGTGTAAACCATACCTGTCAGATTGTCCCAGGAACTAG